The following coding sequences lie in one Kingella potus genomic window:
- a CDS encoding DUF6636 domain-containing protein, with the protein MRTALLSILLALPAAAAAGDSIYFTSPSGNIFCLGDSRQEYGKDGWWGVTCELRGHRENIRPAQKRPDDCDVDWGNSFSLETDKRPVADCRGDTGRRENAPVLAYGKTIRGKGWQCTSRKDGMQCRNRSGHGFHLSRSRQLLF; encoded by the coding sequence ATGCGCACAGCCTTACTAAGCATACTGCTCGCGCTGCCCGCTGCCGCCGCCGCAGGCGACAGCATTTATTTCACCAGCCCCAGCGGCAATATTTTCTGCTTGGGCGATTCGCGCCAGGAATACGGCAAAGACGGCTGGTGGGGCGTTACCTGCGAGCTGCGCGGACATCGGGAAAACATCCGTCCGGCGCAAAAGCGTCCGGACGATTGCGATGTGGATTGGGGCAACAGCTTTTCGCTGGAAACGGACAAACGCCCCGTGGCCGACTGCCGTGGCGACACCGGCAGAAGGGAAAACGCCCCCGTGCTGGCGTATGGCAAAACCATACGCGGCAAAGGCTGGCAATGCACCAGCCGCAAAGACGGGATGCAGTGCCGCAACCGAAGCGGACACGGCTTTCATCTGAGCCGCTCGCGGCAACTGCTGTTTTAA
- a CDS encoding ADP-ribosylglycohydrolase family protein: MLGAAIGDIAGSRFEFDNCRRTDFEFFHPDCGFTDDTVCTAAVADWVARGCGGGLAAILQDWCSRYPHPKGSYGGMFGRWIHTPDPQPYNSWGNGSAMRVSAVGWAFGSLDEVLHYAAESAAVTHSHPEGIKGAQAVAAAVFWARTGKSKDFIRDAIRCRFAYPLHEGCDAIRAANTFDESCMKTVPDALAAFFESENFEHAVRLAVSLGGDSDTIAAIAGSIAEACYRDIPEDIVRQTLAILPGDIARTLLAVKEAAPPV, translated from the coding sequence ATGCTGGGTGCGGCCATAGGCGACATTGCCGGTTCGCGTTTCGAATTTGACAACTGCCGCCGTACTGATTTTGAATTTTTCCATCCCGACTGCGGCTTCACCGACGACACCGTGTGCACCGCCGCCGTGGCCGACTGGGTGGCGCGCGGCTGCGGCGGCGGTTTGGCCGCCATCCTGCAAGACTGGTGCAGCCGCTATCCCCATCCCAAAGGCAGCTACGGCGGTATGTTCGGACGCTGGATCCATACGCCCGACCCGCAGCCTTACAACAGCTGGGGCAACGGCTCGGCCATGCGCGTGTCCGCCGTGGGCTGGGCGTTCGGCAGCTTGGACGAAGTGCTGCATTACGCCGCCGAATCCGCCGCCGTTACCCACAGCCATCCCGAAGGCATCAAAGGTGCGCAGGCGGTTGCCGCTGCGGTTTTTTGGGCGCGCACGGGCAAAAGCAAAGACTTTATCCGCGACGCAATCCGCTGCCGCTTCGCTTATCCGCTGCACGAGGGCTGCGACGCAATCCGCGCCGCCAACACGTTTGACGAAAGCTGCATGAAAACCGTGCCCGACGCGCTGGCGGCGTTTTTCGAGAGCGAAAACTTCGAACACGCCGTGCGGCTGGCCGTGTCGCTGGGCGGCGATTCTGACACCATCGCCGCGATTGCCGGCAGCATCGCCGAAGCCTGCTACCGCGACATTCCCGAGGACATCGTCCGCCAGACCCTCGCCATCCTGCCCGGGGACATCGCCCGAACCCTGCTGGCGGTAAAAGAAGCCGCGCCGCCTGTTTGA
- a CDS encoding MFS transporter, with protein sequence MDILSRMQALPPGRFHYRLLLLVGLGWLFDAMDTGMVSFILPELGKDWGLQASALGQIVSMTFVGMAAGAVVSGHLADRFGRKTVFAGTMLVYSIATGLCAFAPNLPLLLLCRFFVGVGLGGQLPVAVSLVSEYAPPKVRGRFIVLLESFWGLGWLAAALVSYFLIPRFGWHSAFLVGALPVLYVPLVWKYLPESVPYLLLRGRTEEAHRLVGRLEQQAGITPYPEAIVAPQPDRGRPRFAALWQKPFLRRTLMLWPVWFGIVFSYYGIFTWLPKLLVEQGNPIVKTFEYVLVMIVAQLPGYLAAALLVERIGRKATLAGFLAACALCAWQFGQSGSAGEIMFWGSLMSFFNLGAWGVLYTYTPELYPLHFRAFASGWAGSVGRIGGIVAPMAVAAVLDAKGSFHLIFLMFAAVMLLIVAVILLLGEETKGRTLEDISS encoded by the coding sequence ATGGACATTCTCTCCCGTATGCAGGCTCTGCCTCCGGGCAGGTTTCACTACCGGCTTTTGCTGTTGGTGGGGCTGGGCTGGCTGTTTGATGCCATGGACACCGGCATGGTGTCGTTCATTTTGCCCGAATTGGGTAAAGACTGGGGTTTGCAGGCCTCCGCGCTCGGACAGATTGTCAGCATGACGTTTGTCGGCATGGCGGCCGGCGCGGTGGTCAGCGGACACTTGGCCGACCGCTTCGGACGAAAAACCGTATTTGCCGGCACCATGCTGGTGTACAGCATCGCAACAGGCCTGTGCGCGTTTGCACCGAATCTTCCGCTGCTGCTGCTCTGCCGCTTTTTTGTCGGCGTGGGGCTGGGCGGACAGCTTCCGGTAGCGGTGTCGCTGGTAAGCGAATACGCGCCGCCCAAAGTGCGCGGGCGGTTTATCGTGCTGCTGGAAAGTTTTTGGGGGCTGGGCTGGCTGGCGGCGGCATTGGTTTCGTATTTCCTCATCCCGCGTTTCGGCTGGCACAGCGCGTTTTTGGTCGGCGCACTGCCGGTATTGTATGTGCCGCTGGTGTGGAAATACCTGCCCGAATCCGTACCCTACCTGCTCTTGCGCGGGCGCACCGAAGAAGCGCACCGGCTGGTCGGCCGCTTGGAGCAACAGGCGGGCATCACACCCTATCCCGAAGCCATTGTCGCGCCGCAGCCCGATCGCGGCCGGCCGCGTTTTGCCGCGCTGTGGCAAAAGCCCTTTCTGCGGCGCACGCTGATGCTGTGGCCGGTGTGGTTCGGCATCGTGTTTTCCTATTACGGCATCTTTACCTGGCTGCCGAAGCTCTTGGTCGAACAGGGCAACCCCATCGTCAAAACCTTTGAATATGTATTGGTGATGATTGTGGCGCAGCTTCCCGGCTATCTTGCCGCCGCGCTGCTGGTGGAACGCATCGGCCGCAAAGCCACGCTGGCCGGCTTTCTCGCCGCCTGCGCCCTGTGCGCGTGGCAGTTCGGGCAAAGCGGCAGCGCGGGCGAAATCATGTTTTGGGGCAGCCTGATGTCGTTTTTCAATCTCGGCGCATGGGGCGTGCTCTACACCTACACGCCCGAGCTCTACCCGCTGCATTTCCGCGCCTTCGCCTCGGGCTGGGCGGGTTCGGTGGGACGCATCGGCGGCATTGTCGCGCCGATGGCCGTGGCCGCCGTGTTGGATGCGAAAGGCAGCTTCCATCTGATTTTCCTGATGTTTGCCGCCGTGATGCTGTTGATTGTGGCCGTGATTCTGCTGCTGGGCGAAGAAACCAAAGGGCGTACGCTCGAAGACATCAGTTCGTAG
- a CDS encoding GAF domain-containing protein → MHTLNLSAQTKTGRYAELLPQISALTEGESDLTANLANTAAVLKEAFGWLWVGFYLVRGQELVLGPFQGPAACTRIRFGRGVCGQAWRQAQTLVVADVDSFPGHIACSSHSKSEIVVPLLDAAGGVWGVLDADAQTLSAFDADDAAGLEAVARILSERSAVAAAG, encoded by the coding sequence ATGCACACTCTAAACCTTAGCGCACAAACCAAAACCGGCCGCTACGCCGAACTGCTGCCGCAAATCTCCGCCCTCACCGAAGGCGAATCCGATCTGACCGCCAATCTCGCCAACACCGCCGCCGTATTGAAAGAAGCCTTCGGCTGGCTGTGGGTCGGCTTTTATCTGGTACGCGGGCAGGAGCTCGTCCTCGGCCCGTTTCAGGGCCCGGCCGCCTGCACCCGCATCCGCTTCGGACGCGGCGTATGCGGGCAGGCGTGGCGGCAGGCGCAGACGCTGGTGGTGGCCGATGTGGACAGCTTTCCCGGCCATATCGCCTGTTCGTCCCACTCGAAATCGGAAATCGTCGTGCCGCTTCTTGATGCGGCGGGCGGGGTGTGGGGCGTGCTCGATGCCGACGCGCAAACCCTGTCCGCCTTTGATGCCGACGATGCGGCAGGGCTGGAAGCGGTGGCGCGGATTCTGTCCGAACGCTCCGCCGTTGCGGCGGCCGGCTGA